A section of the Alkalihalobacillus sp. LMS39 genome encodes:
- a CDS encoding TIGR03943 family protein, with product MNEENQDRSFHTYIRGIILIGFALLMLAMIITGNIRFYIAPKMMPFIYFATVVFLFLGALQIIRSSKKEEEEYCDCGEDHSITGRPITKILIYSIFVIPIVAGFVVPDRALDSSVAANRGIQYGSGILSKPTDYNPAQTEQNSLSRAEAFLEDSDQYMQDLEEKILGEDHEPEYYEAEDYFTEEEYNQFYEELRSELLQEEKIIISDENYLDIMTVLDLYLPDFLGKQVEILGFVYREEEFEDNQLVVARFAMTCCVADAAVFGTMVEADYANEYENDTWVRVSGTLDESTYGEFRIPLIHLQGIEVVDEPDNPYVFPSFR from the coding sequence ATGAACGAGGAAAACCAGGATCGAAGTTTTCACACGTACATTCGCGGCATCATTCTCATAGGGTTTGCACTACTTATGTTAGCCATGATCATTACTGGTAATATTCGTTTTTATATTGCCCCTAAGATGATGCCATTTATTTATTTTGCAACAGTCGTGTTTTTATTTTTAGGCGCGTTGCAAATTATACGTAGCTCTAAAAAAGAAGAAGAAGAATATTGTGATTGTGGTGAAGACCATTCCATTACAGGAAGACCAATAACAAAAATTTTAATATATTCTATTTTTGTTATTCCTATCGTTGCTGGATTTGTCGTACCTGACCGGGCATTAGATAGCTCAGTTGCAGCCAATCGTGGCATACAATATGGAAGTGGAATTTTATCAAAACCAACTGATTATAATCCTGCTCAAACCGAACAAAACTCATTATCGAGAGCGGAAGCGTTTTTAGAAGATAGTGACCAATATATGCAAGATTTGGAAGAAAAGATTTTAGGTGAAGACCATGAGCCTGAATATTATGAAGCAGAAGATTATTTTACAGAAGAAGAATATAACCAGTTTTATGAGGAACTTCGCTCTGAGTTATTACAAGAAGAAAAAATAATCATTTCAGATGAAAACTATCTCGATATTATGACTGTGCTTGATTTATATTTACCAGACTTTTTAGGGAAGCAAGTGGAAATACTTGGGTTTGTCTACCGTGAAGAGGAATTTGAAGATAATCAACTTGTAGTTGCCCGTTTTGCAATGACATGTTGTGTAGCAGATGCAGCGGTGTTTGGGACTATGGTCGAAGCGGACTATGCGAATGAATATGAAAATGACACATGGGTTCGCGTGAGTGGAACATTAGATGAATCCACATATGGCGAATTTCGCATTCCTCTCATTCATCTACAAGGAATTGAAGTCGTTGACGAACCAGATAACCCTTATGTATTCCCATCATTTAGATAA
- a CDS encoding BsuPI-related putative proteinase inhibitor, protein MKKTMTFMLTLISIVTLSLTGCGTSDKSTGDIQEKEHTDKTLEPVPNVEFEGNEDLSTNVLIDEQNNHYTVDYTVKNESENELELTFPSGLTADYIIYNKNGEKVVQYSDDIMTTMAIETVMLAAGEELTYQYVIDGLDAGSYTIHLFLTDSNHEASAIETFNVE, encoded by the coding sequence TTGAAAAAAACAATGACATTTATGTTAACTCTTATTAGTATCGTCACTTTATCTTTAACAGGATGTGGCACTTCAGACAAAAGCACTGGTGACATACAGGAAAAAGAACATACAGATAAAACGTTAGAGCCTGTTCCTAATGTTGAATTTGAAGGAAATGAGGACCTTTCAACAAATGTTCTGATTGATGAGCAAAATAATCACTATACCGTCGATTATACAGTGAAAAATGAAAGTGAAAATGAGCTTGAACTTACATTTCCGAGTGGACTAACTGCGGATTACATTATTTATAATAAAAACGGAGAAAAAGTTGTTCAATATTCTGATGATATTATGACGACTATGGCCATTGAAACTGTTATGTTAGCTGCTGGAGAAGAGCTAACATATCAATACGTAATTGATGGTTTAGATGCTGGCTCCTATACGATTCATTTATTTTTAACAGATTCGAATCATGAAGCAAGTGCAATAGAAACCTTTAATGTAGAATAA
- a CDS encoding permease translates to MKIKKTISSIGKDIVGIALLFFFLFLFFNIEGLKQENGWFTLPASLVNVNTIFLGIVIEAIPFILLGVFFSALIQVYVSEESLQRYLPKNAYLALLPAAILGAIFPICECAIVPIVRRLIKKGMPLHVGVVFLVAAPILNPVVAASTYFAFQNQLVVLYSRMGLAFVLAIIIGLFMYLLFKNSEQLKWTTNELTGRELIQQVKPLDKKPNRVKQTLYHAADEFFLMGKYLIIGAFLAAFIQTFLDRNILVAIGSNEWSSTAVMMAFAYLLSLCSEADAFVASSFGSMFSTGSLIAFLVYGPMIDLKNTIMLFAFFKAKFVLGFIAVVTVTVFAAVMILQLFIL, encoded by the coding sequence ATGAAAATAAAGAAAACTATCAGTTCGATCGGTAAAGATATCGTTGGAATTGCCTTACTCTTCTTTTTTCTATTTCTCTTCTTTAATATTGAAGGATTGAAACAAGAAAACGGCTGGTTTACTTTACCTGCTAGCTTAGTCAATGTTAATACGATTTTTCTAGGGATTGTTATTGAAGCCATCCCTTTTATCCTGTTAGGGGTCTTTTTTTCTGCATTGATTCAAGTTTATGTTTCCGAAGAATCACTGCAACGTTATTTACCAAAAAATGCGTACTTAGCACTTTTGCCAGCAGCTATCCTTGGGGCTATTTTCCCCATTTGCGAATGTGCGATTGTTCCGATTGTAAGACGATTAATTAAAAAAGGAATGCCATTACATGTTGGTGTTGTATTTTTAGTTGCTGCACCAATATTAAATCCAGTTGTAGCTGCATCTACGTATTTCGCCTTTCAAAACCAACTCGTTGTTTTATATTCAAGAATGGGACTAGCTTTTGTCCTTGCGATTATTATTGGCTTGTTTATGTATTTATTATTTAAAAACAGTGAGCAATTAAAATGGACAACTAATGAATTAACGGGTAGAGAATTAATTCAACAAGTAAAACCATTAGATAAAAAACCAAACCGGGTGAAACAAACGTTATATCATGCTGCTGATGAATTTTTCCTTATGGGTAAATATTTAATCATTGGAGCGTTTCTAGCTGCTTTTATTCAAACTTTTTTAGACCGAAACATATTAGTGGCCATTGGAAGTAACGAATGGTCTTCGACAGCTGTCATGATGGCTTTTGCCTATCTTTTGTCGCTTTGTTCAGAAGCTGATGCGTTTGTCGCTTCTTCATTTGGTTCGATGTTTTCGACTGGTTCTTTAATTGCGTTTTTAGTTTATGGACCGATGATTGATTTAAAAAATACGATTATGCTCTTTGCCTTTTTTAAAGCAAAATTCGTATTAGGCTTTATCGCTGTTGTCACTGTTACTGTTTTTGCTGCCGTTATGATATTACAACTGTTTATTTTATAA
- the cimA gene encoding citramalate synthase, with protein MGQVFLYDTTLRDGTQGEGVSLSVEDKLKLAKKLDELGVHYIEGGWPGSNPKDMNFFTLAKELQLKHAKVTAFGSTRRIGVKASEDQNLQRIIESGVEAVAIFGKTWEFQVTHALQTTLEENLRMIYDSVRFLKNEGLEVIFDAEHFFDGYKSNPDYALSAIKTAEEAGADCVTLCDTNGGSLPHEVYEIVKRVVQEVTIQVGIHCHNDGEVAVANSIAAVQAGACHVQGTMNGYGERCGNANLISVIPNLQLKLGYDCIQPDQMKQLTSVSKYFHEIANQTPQSNQPFVGKSAFAHKGGMHVSAVLKHPETYEHLNPVELGNQRRVLVSELSGQSNVLFKAKEWNIDLNKNNPATKQIIEEIKEKEHQGYQYEAAEASFELLVKKGLGQWDEFFKVNHFKLFIENNGGDHFKTEAVVKVCINGEEVLTVAEGNGPVNALDHALRKGIMQFFPIIQKMYLSDYKVRVLDETNATASKVRVLIESSDGQEKWSTTGVSGNVIEASWFALIDSVRYYLQKQQNYNDIVIQEKELSRTIGVQNH; from the coding sequence ATGGGGCAAGTCTTTTTATATGATACAACGTTGCGAGATGGAACACAGGGGGAAGGTGTTAGTCTCTCAGTCGAAGATAAGCTAAAGCTTGCTAAAAAGCTTGATGAGCTTGGAGTTCATTATATTGAGGGTGGATGGCCAGGCAGTAATCCGAAAGACATGAATTTCTTTACGCTTGCAAAAGAATTACAATTAAAACATGCAAAAGTAACGGCGTTTGGAAGTACGAGACGTATTGGGGTTAAAGCAAGTGAGGATCAGAATTTGCAACGAATCATTGAAAGTGGAGTCGAAGCCGTTGCAATATTCGGGAAAACATGGGAATTTCAAGTCACACATGCATTACAAACGACATTAGAAGAAAATTTACGTATGATTTATGATTCTGTTCGCTTTTTAAAAAATGAAGGTTTAGAAGTTATCTTTGACGCAGAACATTTTTTTGATGGCTATAAAAGTAATCCTGACTATGCGTTAAGTGCGATAAAAACAGCAGAAGAAGCTGGGGCTGATTGTGTTACCCTTTGTGATACAAATGGAGGCTCTCTTCCTCATGAAGTGTATGAAATTGTAAAGCGAGTTGTCCAAGAAGTCACGATTCAAGTTGGGATTCATTGTCATAATGATGGTGAAGTGGCTGTTGCCAATTCAATTGCTGCTGTTCAAGCAGGAGCCTGTCATGTACAAGGGACTATGAATGGCTATGGTGAACGATGTGGGAATGCTAATTTAATTTCAGTTATCCCAAATTTACAATTAAAACTAGGGTATGACTGTATTCAGCCTGACCAAATGAAACAACTTACATCCGTTTCAAAATATTTTCATGAGATTGCTAATCAAACTCCGCAAAGCAATCAACCGTTTGTCGGCAAAAGTGCATTTGCTCACAAAGGGGGCATGCATGTCAGTGCGGTATTAAAACATCCAGAAACATATGAACACTTAAACCCAGTAGAATTAGGGAATCAACGACGAGTACTTGTTTCTGAATTATCTGGACAAAGTAATGTGCTTTTCAAGGCGAAAGAGTGGAATATCGATTTAAATAAAAACAATCCAGCCACAAAACAAATAATAGAAGAAATAAAAGAAAAAGAGCATCAAGGCTATCAGTATGAAGCAGCGGAAGCATCATTTGAATTATTGGTGAAAAAAGGGTTAGGACAGTGGGATGAATTCTTTAAAGTGAATCATTTTAAGTTATTTATTGAAAATAATGGAGGAGACCACTTTAAAACAGAAGCTGTCGTAAAAGTTTGTATAAATGGAGAAGAAGTATTAACGGTTGCAGAAGGTAATGGTCCTGTGAATGCTCTTGATCATGCATTACGAAAAGGTATTATGCAATTTTTCCCAATTATTCAAAAGATGTACTTATCGGATTATAAAGTACGTGTTCTTGATGAGACGAATGCCACAGCTTCTAAAGTGAGGGTGTTGATAGAATCTTCTGATGGTCAAGAGAAATGGAGTACGACTGGTGTGTCTGGAAATGTGATTGAAGCAAGTTGGTTTGCATTAATTGATAGTGTTCGTTATTATTTACAAAAGCAGCAAAACTATAACGACATCGTCATTCAAGAGAAAGAATTATCGAGGACAATCGGAGTGCAAAATCATTAA
- a CDS encoding acetyl-CoA C-acetyltransferase, which produces MSFNDVVVVSAVRTAIGNFSGSLKNIKATELGAIVIKEVIERAKIKKEEVDEVIFGNVLQAGLGQNPARQAAILAELPNEIPSMTINKVCGSGLKSIHLAAQSIQLGEADVVIAGGMESMSQAPYLQMNAREGFRMGNQTIIDSMITDGLWCAFNDYHMGITAENISEKFAIPRQKQDAFASWSQEKAVKAKEENRFASEIVPVSIPQRKGEPIIFDQDEYVKPGTSEDKLAKLRPAFKKDGTVTAGNASGLNDGAAAVLLMSRKKAEQLNMTPLAVIKANASAGVDPSIMGTGPVPATKKALEKANLTMDDIDLVEANEAFAAQALAVGAELKIENDKLNVNGGAIALGHPIGASGTRIFVTLVHEMNRRNVKYGLATLCIGGGQGIATIVEKE; this is translated from the coding sequence TTGAGTTTTAATGATGTAGTGGTTGTAAGCGCTGTCAGAACAGCGATAGGAAATTTTTCAGGAAGTTTAAAAAATATAAAGGCCACAGAGCTTGGGGCTATAGTAATTAAAGAAGTTATTGAACGAGCAAAAATAAAAAAAGAAGAAGTAGATGAAGTTATTTTTGGTAATGTACTTCAAGCTGGATTAGGCCAAAATCCAGCACGACAAGCAGCAATTCTTGCTGAATTACCGAATGAAATACCGTCTATGACGATAAACAAAGTATGTGGGTCAGGGTTGAAGTCTATTCATTTAGCGGCACAATCGATTCAATTAGGTGAAGCGGATGTCGTAATTGCAGGTGGAATGGAAAGCATGAGTCAAGCACCATATTTGCAAATGAATGCAAGAGAAGGCTTTCGCATGGGAAATCAAACGATTATCGACAGTATGATAACAGATGGGCTATGGTGTGCCTTTAATGATTACCATATGGGAATAACGGCTGAAAATATTAGTGAGAAATTTGCAATTCCGCGGCAAAAGCAAGATGCATTTGCGAGTTGGAGTCAAGAAAAAGCCGTAAAAGCAAAAGAAGAAAATCGGTTTGCTTCAGAAATTGTTCCTGTTTCGATTCCACAACGAAAAGGGGAACCAATCATCTTTGATCAAGATGAATACGTTAAACCAGGAACGAGTGAAGATAAATTAGCGAAACTACGACCAGCCTTTAAAAAAGATGGTACCGTAACGGCTGGAAATGCATCTGGCTTAAACGATGGCGCTGCCGCTGTGTTACTCATGAGCAGAAAAAAAGCAGAACAATTGAACATGACTCCACTTGCCGTTATTAAAGCGAATGCAAGTGCAGGAGTAGACCCAAGTATAATGGGAACAGGTCCAGTCCCAGCAACAAAAAAAGCATTAGAAAAAGCTAATTTAACAATGGATGATATTGATTTAGTGGAAGCCAATGAAGCATTTGCAGCTCAAGCTTTAGCGGTAGGTGCTGAACTAAAGATTGAAAATGATAAATTAAATGTAAATGGTGGTGCGATTGCATTAGGTCATCCGATCGGTGCGAGTGGTACGAGAATTTTTGTTACACTTGTTCACGAAATGAATCGAAGGAATGTAAAATATGGACTTGCTACGCTTTGTATTGGTGGGGGCCAAGGAATTGCTACCATCGTGGAAAAAGAATAA
- a CDS encoding bifunctional diguanylate cyclase/phosphodiesterase, whose product MDGNNDMGHELEMKKLRHRINQLEKQLKIEKNVMTKILDELPISIFFEDKEGRALFTNKQACIDNGLSREEIVGKTVFEYFPEHVAQKIREEDLKIWETKELVTKQEIAGYKGVPTPVFTGKTIITFDEEGQQELLLGFALNISKRVEAERLLQQKEKKFRNIVNHGLDCFLLFDERGQIKEVNKASYTKLGYSEAQLLQLTIYDIFPSLPERLTHFIEQETSYRLEHTMKRKNKKIFPVDTNFGIVQLDETKYFFALCRDITERKAAEQQIEHMAYHDALTSLPNRWFIHDKIEEIVTGRQEVESVALLLLDLDHFKVINDSLGHHKGDILLQQVSERLMKLIQKDYTLARFGGDEFLLLIPSGEEEAIALSEKIIEEMEKPFFIGGKTFTITPSIGISISPEHGEDFTSLIRNADIAMYESKAQGRNGYQVFNPQLKKYATERMNLEVELRQALLNDEFILYYQPKVNLKTGEFYGMEALIRWQHKEKGLVYPGAFIEVAEETGIIVDIGEWVLKEACRQCKSWHDEGLTHLSVSINISAVQFQKQDLESLISEVLEETGLSPEAIQLELTESTVMKQPIEAANTLRNLKKLGISISIDDFGTGFSSLSYLKHFPIDTLKIDRTFITNSDSDEANAAIAIAVITLAHSLNLNVVAEGVENKAQLEFLKSGECDCVQGFYISYPLEKDAATALLKTTKRLETI is encoded by the coding sequence ATGGACGGGAACAACGATATGGGACACGAATTAGAAATGAAAAAATTACGTCATCGTATAAATCAATTGGAAAAACAACTTAAAATTGAAAAAAATGTAATGACAAAAATACTGGATGAATTGCCAATTAGTATTTTTTTTGAAGATAAAGAAGGACGAGCACTTTTTACAAATAAGCAAGCTTGTATAGATAATGGTTTATCAAGGGAAGAAATTGTTGGAAAAACAGTGTTTGAATATTTTCCTGAACATGTCGCTCAAAAGATCCGGGAAGAAGATTTGAAAATATGGGAAACGAAAGAGCTTGTCACAAAGCAAGAAATAGCTGGTTATAAAGGGGTACCTACACCTGTATTTACAGGAAAGACCATCATTACGTTTGATGAAGAAGGCCAACAAGAATTGTTGCTAGGATTTGCTTTGAATATCTCGAAAAGAGTCGAGGCTGAACGTTTGCTTCAACAAAAAGAGAAAAAATTTCGCAATATTGTTAACCACGGTTTAGATTGTTTTCTTTTATTTGATGAGCGTGGTCAAATCAAAGAAGTAAATAAAGCGAGTTATACAAAACTTGGCTATTCAGAAGCTCAATTATTACAGTTAACGATTTATGATATTTTTCCAAGTTTACCTGAGCGGCTTACTCACTTTATTGAGCAAGAAACGAGTTATCGGCTTGAACATACAATGAAAAGAAAAAACAAAAAAATATTTCCGGTCGATACAAACTTTGGAATTGTGCAATTAGATGAAACAAAATATTTCTTTGCTCTTTGCCGGGATATTACGGAGCGAAAAGCGGCAGAGCAACAAATTGAACATATGGCTTATCATGATGCTTTGACAAGTCTGCCCAATCGTTGGTTCATTCATGATAAAATAGAAGAAATTGTGACCGGCCGGCAAGAAGTGGAATCGGTTGCGCTTCTTTTATTAGACTTGGATCATTTTAAAGTCATTAATGATAGTTTAGGCCACCATAAAGGTGATATATTACTGCAACAAGTATCAGAACGATTAATGAAGCTTATTCAAAAAGATTATACTTTGGCCCGGTTTGGTGGAGACGAATTTTTATTGTTGATTCCTTCAGGTGAGGAAGAAGCCATTGCATTAAGTGAAAAAATTATCGAAGAAATGGAAAAGCCTTTTTTTATCGGCGGAAAAACCTTTACGATTACCCCGAGTATAGGGATTAGCATTTCACCTGAACATGGAGAGGACTTTACATCTTTAATTCGAAATGCAGACATCGCTATGTATGAATCAAAGGCGCAAGGTCGAAACGGCTACCAAGTTTTTAATCCGCAGTTAAAGAAGTATGCAACTGAACGAATGAACTTAGAAGTTGAGTTACGGCAGGCCTTATTGAATGATGAATTTATTCTTTACTATCAACCGAAAGTAAATTTAAAAACAGGGGAATTTTATGGAATGGAAGCTCTTATTCGCTGGCAACATAAAGAAAAGGGATTAGTGTATCCGGGAGCCTTTATTGAAGTCGCTGAAGAAACGGGCATTATTGTAGATATCGGAGAATGGGTTCTTAAAGAAGCGTGTCGTCAATGTAAAAGTTGGCATGATGAAGGGTTAACCCATTTATCTGTATCCATTAATATATCGGCAGTTCAGTTTCAAAAGCAAGATTTAGAATCGTTAATTTCAGAAGTGTTAGAAGAAACTGGACTCTCTCCCGAAGCGATTCAGCTGGAGTTAACAGAAAGTACGGTAATGAAACAGCCAATTGAAGCTGCCAATACATTACGTAACTTAAAAAAATTAGGGATTTCCATTTCTATTGATGATTTCGGAACTGGATTCTCCTCTTTAAGTTATTTGAAACATTTTCCGATTGATACGTTAAAAATAGACAGGACGTTTATTACAAATTCTGACTCCGATGAAGCAAACGCTGCGATTGCTATTGCAGTCATTACACTTGCACACAGTTTAAACTTGAATGTTGTGGCAGAAGGAGTAGAAAATAAAGCACAGCTTGAATTTTTAAAATCAGGAGAGTGTGATTGCGTACAGGGATTCTATATCAGTTATCCTCTTGAAAAGGATGCTGCAACAGCTTTACTCAAAACGACGAAGCGTCTTGAAACAATATAA
- a CDS encoding type II CAAX endopeptidase family protein, translating into MLHILKTHKFVVIIAMIALIINIGLFFIPGDGKNYSYPEMDRAEVKEMVDHFLDEMNVNGSTTFMVESSNADIRLSKYLENEVSKEEFETIKGNIPLYTMAVHVGEARYVHIDPVAKQIVGTNSFAYPILDGEVETFVQDFFSAEYTLLQSERFVPDSLQLDAGFLSFFTDHTRYTFKGPFELGELQEIVTVEVGTDANGTMNILGVMQSAEVSSEYMAIDKPGDSLIDILLQLVIVVLIIGGIGIAALVHFIVRACQKKVAFWLPLGITLFLMAFSMVFSYVYMGNLGWLSLIDSLITSVLVLFILMITIPNDTVDLQRRPMKQKASLILDKMKMPIVLGLCFAVIMKPIADLFFWVGSMFADTWFSPVTFYEIYLVENIWLLPFFALSIGITAAIMEETVFRRYLASVMDKVHPIFAVLVSSFLWAVLHLGYDVFPWYLRIIELTLIIGPFLYWVYKRYGFLTAIYCHYFYNSLLISIGLLYFKVDVAIVAILLTLSPLLLVLLRKNKTDIGITHEEKQEAI; encoded by the coding sequence ATGTTACATATTTTAAAAACACACAAATTTGTCGTTATCATTGCAATGATTGCCCTTATCATAAACATTGGATTGTTCTTCATTCCAGGGGACGGAAAAAATTACTCTTATCCAGAAATGGACAGGGCTGAGGTAAAAGAAATGGTTGATCATTTCTTAGATGAAATGAATGTAAACGGTAGTACTACTTTTATGGTAGAATCATCGAATGCAGATATTCGCTTAAGTAAATATTTAGAAAACGAAGTATCAAAAGAAGAGTTTGAAACAATTAAGGGAAACATTCCTTTATATACGATGGCTGTTCATGTCGGAGAAGCACGTTATGTCCATATTGATCCCGTTGCAAAACAAATAGTAGGAACAAACAGTTTCGCTTATCCGATTTTGGATGGAGAAGTGGAAACTTTTGTTCAAGATTTTTTTAGTGCTGAATATACGTTACTTCAATCTGAACGTTTTGTACCTGACTCATTACAACTAGACGCAGGATTTTTGAGTTTCTTTACTGACCATACACGCTATACTTTTAAAGGTCCATTTGAACTGGGGGAATTACAAGAAATCGTGACTGTTGAAGTGGGTACCGATGCCAACGGAACGATGAACATATTAGGTGTGATGCAATCCGCAGAAGTTTCGTCAGAGTATATGGCGATTGATAAACCTGGAGATTCTTTGATTGACATCTTATTGCAATTAGTTATTGTTGTTTTGATTATTGGAGGAATTGGAATTGCTGCATTAGTTCATTTTATCGTTCGAGCATGCCAGAAAAAGGTTGCCTTCTGGTTGCCACTAGGAATTACGCTCTTTTTAATGGCATTTAGTATGGTGTTCTCGTATGTGTATATGGGGAATTTAGGATGGCTGTCTTTAATTGATTCCCTTATTACTTCTGTTCTTGTCTTGTTTATCTTAATGATCACGATTCCAAACGACACGGTGGATTTGCAGAGACGTCCAATGAAACAAAAAGCTTCTTTAATTTTAGATAAAATGAAAATGCCAATTGTCCTTGGATTATGTTTTGCAGTCATCATGAAGCCAATCGCTGATTTGTTTTTCTGGGTCGGTTCGATGTTTGCAGATACGTGGTTTTCTCCAGTCACGTTTTATGAAATTTACTTAGTAGAAAATATATGGCTTTTGCCTTTCTTTGCTTTATCAATTGGGATTACAGCTGCGATTATGGAAGAAACAGTGTTCCGTCGCTATTTAGCATCAGTCATGGACAAAGTCCATCCGATTTTTGCTGTTCTTGTTTCTTCATTTTTATGGGCCGTTTTGCATCTTGGCTATGATGTATTCCCTTGGTATTTACGGATTATTGAGTTAACACTAATTATTGGTCCATTTTTATATTGGGTTTATAAACGATATGGTTTCTTAACCGCAATTTATTGTCATTATTTTTATAATAGTTTGCTCATATCTATAGGATTACTATATTTTAAAGTTGATGTAGCCATAGTTGCCATTTTACTGACGCTTTCTCCATTGTTACTCGTGTTGCTACGAAAAAATAAAACTGATATTGGAATAACGCACGAAGAAAAACAAGAGGCGATATAA
- a CDS encoding Gfo/Idh/MocA family oxidoreductase translates to MTELKQVRWGIIGCGAVTEKKSGPGFKKANHSSLVAVMRRNGKLAEDYAKRHHVPKWYDDAKQLIADEEVDAIYIATPPAHHLEYVEEAAKVGKPVYVEKPMARSFKECEMMIEVCEEANIPLFVAYYRRSLPRFLKLKDIIDSGVIGDINFVSSIQYRPANEEEKNKDNPPWRVIPEIAGGGLFFDLASHTLDVLDFLLGPIEQATGFASNQKRLYEAEDIVSGTYNFASGAHGIGTWCFSTFGHMDNNEIVGTKGKLVFSTFGHEPIKLVTDRYEEEWTFERPEHIQQPHIQSIVDELLGHGKCPSHGNSAARTNWVMDQLVKEYYK, encoded by the coding sequence ATGACTGAATTGAAACAAGTTCGTTGGGGGATAATCGGTTGTGGTGCTGTCACAGAAAAGAAAAGTGGACCAGGCTTTAAAAAAGCAAACCATTCATCACTTGTTGCCGTCATGCGAAGAAATGGAAAATTAGCAGAAGATTACGCGAAGCGTCATCATGTACCAAAATGGTATGATGACGCCAAACAACTTATAGCTGATGAGGAAGTGGATGCGATCTATATTGCGACTCCACCAGCTCATCACTTAGAGTATGTGGAGGAAGCAGCAAAAGTAGGCAAACCAGTTTATGTGGAAAAACCAATGGCTCGTTCGTTTAAAGAATGTGAAATGATGATTGAAGTTTGTGAAGAGGCGAATATCCCGTTATTTGTCGCATATTATCGGCGAAGTTTACCTCGATTCCTTAAATTAAAGGACATCATTGATAGCGGGGTTATTGGTGATATCAATTTTGTTTCTTCCATTCAATATCGTCCTGCAAATGAAGAGGAAAAAAACAAGGATAACCCGCCATGGCGTGTCATTCCAGAAATAGCTGGGGGAGGATTGTTTTTTGACTTAGCCAGTCATACATTAGATGTTCTTGATTTTTTACTTGGACCAATTGAACAAGCAACTGGCTTTGCTTCAAACCAAAAAAGACTCTATGAAGCTGAGGATATTGTATCTGGAACATATAATTTTGCATCTGGTGCTCACGGTATTGGCACATGGTGTTTTTCTACTTTCGGTCATATGGATAATAATGAAATTGTCGGGACAAAAGGGAAACTTGTTTTCTCCACGTTTGGACATGAGCCGATTAAACTTGTGACAGATCGCTATGAGGAAGAATGGACTTTTGAGCGCCCTGAGCATATTCAACAACCTCATATTCAATCTATCGTTGATGAATTATTAGGTCATGGGAAGTGCCCAAGTCATGGAAACTCTGCAGCTAGAACAAACTGGGTAATGGATCAACTAGTAAAAGAGTACTATAAATAA